In Flavobacteriales bacterium TMED191, the sequence TACGAGAGTGATATGTGGAATTATTAAATTTTTAAATGAAGCCCCAATTTTACGGGGCTTTTTTTTTAAGCTCATTTATGAAAGTCGATTTTCTNATTGTAGGTCAAGGTATTGCTGGTACATGTTTTGCATTTGAATTATTAAGACAAAAAAAAACTTTTATCATTATAGATAAATATGATAAAAGTTCACCTTCAAATATTGCTTTGGGTGTATATAATCCATTAATCTTAAAGTGGTTTACTAAGCCTTGGGCAATTGATAATCAGATGCAATTTTTTTACGAATTTTATAGTTCTTTTCAATCTTTTTTTAAAAGTAATATAGTATTTGATATAGGGATATATAAATTTCTTAGCACTCCTTATGATCAAAATAACTGGATGTCTAGATCGTTATCCCCAAAAAGGGAGCATTATATGTCTTCAGAATTATTGATGCTCGAAAATAAATCATTTATTCACAAACAGTTTTATGGACTTGTTAAATCCTCAGGACGAGTTGATATTCCTCTTTTTCTAAAAATATTAAGAAAATTTTGTATTGCCAATCAAATTTTCATCAATAAATTTTTTAATTATAGGAATTTAATAATTAAAAAAGATTATGTGAAGTATAATGATATAATTGCTAGAAACATTATTTTTTGTGAAGGTCCTCAAGTTTTAAATAATCCTTTTTTTAAGTGGATAAAGTTAAAACCTACAAAAGGAGAATTATTACATATTAACTGTGAACATTTATCCCTTGATAGGATTCTTCATGCATCTTTATTGTTTGTTCCATTAGGCAGTGATATTTATTCATTAGGTGCAACATATGAATGGTCTTTTGATGATTCAGGTATAACTTCTAGCGCAAGAGAACGAATTTGCTCTGTTTTCGAAAAACATATTAATCTTCCTTACAATGTAAAGACGCAAAAATCAGGCATTAGGCCTTCTACTTTTGATAGAAGAGCATTCATTGGCTCTCACCCGGATTATTCGAATATGTATATAATGAATGGCTTGGGTACAAGGGGAGTTTTACTAGCTCCTTATTTATCAAATAATTTAATTAATAGTATTTATTA encodes:
- a CDS encoding FAD-binding oxidoreductase, translating into MKPQFYGAFFLSSFMKVDFLIVGQGIAGTCFAFELLRQKKTFIIIDKYDKSSPSNIALGVYNPLILKWFTKPWAIDNQMQFFYEFYSSFQSFFKSNIVFDIGIYKFLSTPYDQNNWMSRSLSPKREHYMSSELLMLENKSFIHKQFYGLVKSSGRVDIPLFLKILRKFCIANQIFINKFFNYRNLIIKKDYVKYNDIIARNIIFCEGPQVLNNPFFKWIKLKPTKGELLHINCEHLSLDRILHASLLFVPLGSDIYSLGATYEWSFDDSGITSSARERICSVFEKHINLPYNVKTQKSGIRPSTFDRRAFIGSHPDYSNMYIMNGLGTRGVLLAPYLSNNLINSIYYNTKIFEEVALKRVYE